Proteins found in one Chaetodon auriga isolate fChaAug3 chromosome 12, fChaAug3.hap1, whole genome shotgun sequence genomic segment:
- the ticam1 gene encoding TIR domain-containing adapter molecule 1 → MSHGGQDNQGTGLRDVFDILVKAPQERLLSLTFQLGESPEDNIIHALCLIVLQREAQALDKLQTLRDNYLAKHLAEKWQMCGGKLEDFSIHCGNFQEFTRESLAELARIFKVLSEQRLCDPLLRNLAYKRAVSSDDLEYDQLREEAKAVCGPQFAESMWSPTDLKSGSSCDLHSSLDEGNTTLKVTLSHNQSERAHGLPSPLQASSSMPSYPTHLEISMPPTAPFQEERSSPETSDKSKQNTPTVLVSGFDAKNPSERSLTSEEPDRKSIEPPMSGAQKHSRMDETFAAKSIKLDSLIAPTQTTKPATALPTATNIVLPMTPVANEMHRSNSAEEEEEAIFYAFVILHAPEDADVAESMREKLETVIGSEGATFSEDFATPGKSTLKCVEDAINNTAFTLLLLTRNFNTRMLEMKTNSALINSINKRHKYNTVIPLLPRENCMPRQSIPIALQTIVPLEENKSFERKIQRSLSPAKIKTQKKIWTEEQTVKMQIERQERLKQLNQHQKQLIKECASVQILEEENIRLLMAQKLLLGSTVPPEQRGGDSREYWPRNIHIENAKYIMIGNDSQMTVDLGGGADKDDSVYREEEQ, encoded by the coding sequence ATGAGTCACGGAGGACAAGACAATCAGGGAACAGGACTGAGAGATGTTTTTGATATACTTGTTAAAGCACCTCAGGAGCGACTGCTGAGCCTGACATTCCAGCTGGGTGAGTCTCCTGAAGATAATATCATACACGCCTTGTGTCTGATCGTTCTCCAGAGGGAGGCACAGGCCTTGGACAAACTCCAGACGCTGAGGGACAACTACCTCGCTAAACATCTGGCTGAGAAGTGGCAGATGTGTGGAGGTAAATTAGAAGATTTTTCCATTCATTGTGGTAATTTCCAAGAGTTTACACGGGAATCTTTGGCAGAGCTGGCTCGCATTTTCAAAGTTTTGTCAGAACAGAGGCTGTGTGATCCACTTCTGAGAAATCTGGCCTATAAGAGAGCCGTTTCCAGTGACGATCTGGAGTACGATCAACTCAGAGAGGAAGCTAAAGCTGTGTGTGGACCTCAGTTCGCAGAGAGCATGTGGTCCCCGACAGATCTCAAGTCAGGGTCTTCCTGTGATCTTCATAGCAGCCTGGATGAAGGAAACACAACTTTAAAAGTGACGCTGTCCCATAATCAGTCAGAGAGAGCTCACGGTCTGCCCAGCCCACTGCAGGCAAGCTCCTCAATGCCCTCATACCCCACTCACCTAGAGATAAGTATGCCTCCAACAGCCCCTTTTCAAGAAGAGAGAAGCTCCCCAGAAACATCAGATAAATCCAAGCAAAACACCCCCACCGTCCTTGTTAGTGGATTTGACGCAAAAAATCCATCTGAGCGATCTCTGACATCTGAGGAGCCTGACCGTAAATCCATTGAACCTCCAATGTCTggagcacagaaacactcaaGGATGGATGAAACATTTGCTGCCAAGAGCATTAAGTTGGACAGTCTTATCGCTCCAACCCAAACCACCAAACCAGCCACTGCACTACCTACTGCAACAAACATTGTTCTGCCCATGACGCCTGttgcaaatgaaatgcatcGAAGCAACAGTgcggaagaggaagaagaggcaaTATTTTACGCATTCGTTATCTTGCATGCGCCAGAGGATGCAGATGTGGCCGAGAGCATGAGGGAAAAGCTGGAAACGGTCATTGGTAGTGAAGGTGCAACTTTCTCGGAGGACTTCGCCACCCCTGGAAAGAGCACTCTGAAGTGTGTGGAAGATGCTATCAACAACACAGCCTTTACTCTTTTGCTGCTCACCCGCAACTTCAACACTCGCATGCTGGAGATGAAGACAAACTCTGCCCTCATCAACTCCATAAACAAGAGGCACAAGTACAACACCGTCATCCCTCTGCTGCCGCGGGAGAACTGCATGCCCAGGCAGAGCATCCCTATAGCTTTGCAGACAATAGTTCCACTCGAGGAGAACAAGAGCtttgagagaaaaatacaaaggTCGCTGTCTCCAGCAAAGATTAAGACACAGAAGAAAATCTGGACTGAAGAGCAAACGGTGAAAATGCAGatagagagacaggagagactAAAGCAATTAAACCAGCATCAAAAGCAGCTGATCAAAGAGTGTGCCTCAGTACAGAttctggaggaggagaacatcAGGCTTTTAATGGCACAGAAACTTCTTCTCGGTTCCACTGTGCCACCAGAACAGCGCGGCGGAGACAGCAGAGAATACTGGCCACGAAATATTCATATTGAAAATGCCAAGTATATTATGATTGGCAACGACTCTCAGATGACCGTGGATTTGGGCGGCGGCGCTGACAAAGACGATTCAGtttacagagaggaggagcaatAA